One window of the Chloroflexota bacterium genome contains the following:
- a CDS encoding 4Fe-4S binding protein, which yields MAFFITDKCVGCSACELVCPVTAITGVKKAFYFIDPKICIDCGACGRACPYDAILDTYGDLAVKIRRTEWPKPEVTEEICSGCKYCIDICPFDCLSLEDVNGQPWASVAKLTNPKACVSCYLCEASCDKGAIVLMAPENVKAAASARFNK from the coding sequence GTGGCATTTTTCATCACTGACAAGTGTGTTGGCTGTAGCGCCTGCGAGCTGGTGTGCCCCGTCACGGCCATCACGGGCGTCAAGAAGGCCTTCTACTTCATCGACCCGAAGATCTGCATCGACTGTGGCGCCTGTGGCCGGGCCTGCCCCTACGATGCCATCCTCGACACCTACGGCGATCTCGCGGTGAAGATCCGCCGCACCGAGTGGCCGAAGCCGGAAGTCACCGAAGAGATCTGCTCGGGCTGCAAGTACTGCATCGACATCTGCCCGTTCGACTGCCTCAGTCTGGAGGACGTGAACGGCCAGCCGTGGGCCTCGGTGGCGAAACTGACCAACCCGAAGGCGTGCGTCTCGTGCTACCTCTGCGAGGCCTCGTGCGACAAGGGCGCGATCGTGCTGATGGCCCCGGAGAACGTCAAGGCAGCCGCCTCGGCGCGCTTCAACAAGTAG
- a CDS encoding CoA-acylating methylmalonate-semialdehyde dehydrogenase, producing the protein MATTSRTLLQNYVGGQWVNASAAETREVRNPATDEVLAEVPLSSAADVDAAVRAALTAYPGWRSTPPQERARPFFRLRQLLEDERESLARMIVTEMGKTLDDARGEVQRGIENVETACGTPSLMMGYGLEDGAARGIDEEVVYQPLGVFAGITPFNFPFMIAFWFWPYAVATGNTFILKPSEQDPMVQRRVFELIEQAGFPPGVMNLVNGAHDAVNALLDHPKIKGISFVGATKTAQYVYARAAAAGKRVQASGGAKNAIVVMPDADLDAYLPTIMNSAFGAAGQRCLANSLVLPVGSAHAAAREQIRSAAQGLRLGNGLDAGVDMGPVVSAAARDRLFGAIARAVDEGADPVLDGRTAHVPEYPKGYFVGPTVLDNVRKDSATYREELFGPVLGMSAVGSLDEAIAQINAAEYGNAASIFTESGAAARQFRYEVETGNIGINVGVAAPVAMFPFSGAKQSFLGVLHPQGRDAIRFFTESKVVISRWGRGDRGPVSGVGR; encoded by the coding sequence ATGGCGACCACGAGCCGCACCCTGTTGCAGAACTACGTCGGCGGCCAGTGGGTCAACGCATCCGCCGCCGAGACCCGCGAGGTTCGCAACCCGGCCACCGACGAGGTATTGGCCGAGGTGCCACTGAGCAGCGCTGCCGACGTGGACGCGGCGGTCCGGGCGGCGCTGACAGCCTACCCCGGCTGGCGCTCGACGCCGCCCCAGGAGCGGGCGCGCCCGTTCTTCCGGCTGCGCCAGTTGCTGGAGGACGAGCGCGAGTCCCTGGCGCGGATGATCGTCACGGAAATGGGCAAGACGCTGGACGACGCGCGGGGGGAGGTCCAGCGGGGCATCGAGAACGTCGAGACGGCCTGCGGCACGCCGAGCCTGATGATGGGCTACGGTCTGGAGGACGGCGCGGCGCGGGGCATCGACGAGGAGGTGGTCTACCAGCCGCTGGGGGTGTTCGCGGGGATCACGCCGTTCAACTTCCCGTTCATGATCGCGTTCTGGTTCTGGCCGTACGCGGTGGCGACGGGCAACACGTTCATCCTCAAGCCGTCGGAGCAGGATCCGATGGTGCAGCGGCGGGTGTTCGAGCTGATCGAGCAGGCGGGCTTCCCACCGGGGGTGATGAACCTGGTGAACGGCGCGCACGACGCCGTCAACGCGCTGCTCGACCACCCGAAGATCAAGGGGATCTCGTTCGTCGGGGCCACGAAGACGGCCCAGTACGTCTATGCGCGGGCGGCGGCGGCCGGCAAGCGGGTCCAGGCGAGCGGCGGCGCGAAGAACGCCATCGTGGTGATGCCGGACGCGGACCTGGACGCCTACCTGCCGACGATCATGAACTCGGCGTTCGGGGCGGCGGGGCAGCGCTGTCTGGCGAACTCGCTGGTGCTGCCGGTTGGGTCGGCGCACGCGGCGGCGCGCGAGCAGATCCGGAGCGCGGCCCAGGGGTTGCGGCTGGGCAACGGCCTGGATGCGGGCGTGGACATGGGGCCGGTGGTGTCGGCGGCGGCGCGGGATCGGCTGTTCGGCGCGATCGCACGGGCGGTCGATGAGGGCGCCGATCCGGTGCTGGACGGTCGGACGGCGCACGTCCCGGAGTATCCGAAGGGCTACTTTGTGGGCCCGACGGTCCTGGACAACGTCCGCAAGGACTCGGCCACCTACCGCGAGGAGCTGTTCGGGCCGGTGTTGGGGATGTCGGCGGTCGGCAGCCTGGACGAGGCGATTGCCCAGATCAACGCGGCGGAATACGGCAACGCGGCCTCGATCTTCACGGAGAGCGGCGCGGCGGCCCGCCAGTTCCGCTACGAAGTGGAGACGGGCAACATCGGGATCAATGTGGGCGTGGCCGCTCCCGTGGCGATGTTCCCATTCAGCGGCGCGAAGCAGTCGTTCCTGGGGGTGTTGCACCCACAGGGCCGCGACGCGATCCGCTTCTTCACCGAGAGCAAGGTGGTGATCTCGCGGTGGGGTCGCGGCGACCGTGGTCCGGTGAGCGGCGTCGGCCGCTGA
- a CDS encoding amidase — translation MPPTSSTEIALLPAVELAARIRRREISPREAVQAAYDQYQAHNPAVNAVVTPTYEQALIQADEAEAAVLRGDDFGPLHGLPIGLKDMTETAGIRTTYGSKLYEHNVPDQDALLVTRLKGAGGIIIGKTNTPEFAAGSNTHNPVFGHTLNPWNLALNPGGSSGGSAVALATGMCALAEGSDHGGSLRNPASYCNVVGFRVSAGRIPAYPSPWVYDPFSVHGPMARTVRDAALMLSVMAGPDDRVPISISEPGAPLAQACEAGPDGIKGWRVAWTPDLGGLLRVDPAVRRLIERTARQFADLGCEVEQASPDLHDALEIVGPLRAMRTGAVHQKELARLDEVENPFLKQFAGRAERLGALDIGRAEARRSALWERVRAFFEPYQLLILPATQTAAFPKEIDRLTSIDGHQFADPLESSLTTYAISITGLPALVLPCGFTDAGLPVGVQLVGRWRREADVLRAAAAYEDAHPHHQKRPPLVHG, via the coding sequence ATGCCGCCCACGTCGTCGACTGAGATCGCCTTGCTGCCGGCCGTCGAGCTGGCCGCCCGCATCCGCCGCCGCGAGATCTCCCCGCGCGAGGCCGTCCAGGCCGCCTACGATCAGTATCAGGCGCACAATCCTGCCGTCAACGCCGTCGTCACGCCCACCTACGAGCAGGCCCTGATCCAGGCTGACGAGGCCGAAGCCGCCGTCCTGCGCGGCGACGACTTCGGGCCGCTCCACGGGCTGCCCATCGGCCTCAAGGACATGACCGAGACGGCCGGCATCCGCACCACCTACGGCTCGAAGCTGTACGAACACAACGTCCCCGACCAGGATGCCCTGCTGGTCACGCGGCTCAAGGGGGCCGGCGGCATCATCATCGGCAAGACCAACACCCCCGAGTTCGCGGCCGGCAGCAACACCCACAACCCCGTCTTCGGTCACACCCTCAACCCCTGGAACCTCGCGCTTAACCCTGGCGGCTCCAGCGGCGGCTCGGCGGTGGCCCTGGCGACCGGCATGTGCGCGCTGGCCGAGGGCAGCGATCACGGCGGCTCGCTCCGGAACCCGGCCTCCTACTGCAACGTCGTCGGGTTCCGCGTCAGCGCCGGCCGCATCCCCGCGTACCCCTCACCGTGGGTCTACGACCCTTTCAGTGTCCACGGCCCGATGGCCCGCACCGTCCGCGACGCCGCCCTGATGCTCTCCGTCATGGCTGGGCCAGACGACCGCGTCCCGATCTCGATCTCGGAGCCGGGCGCACCGCTCGCCCAGGCCTGCGAGGCCGGGCCGGACGGCATCAAAGGCTGGCGGGTCGCCTGGACGCCCGATCTCGGCGGCCTGCTGCGGGTCGATCCCGCCGTCCGCCGGCTGATCGAGAGAACGGCCCGCCAGTTCGCCGACCTCGGCTGCGAGGTCGAGCAGGCCAGCCCCGATCTGCACGACGCCCTGGAGATCGTCGGGCCGCTCCGCGCGATGCGGACGGGGGCCGTCCACCAGAAAGAGCTGGCTCGCCTGGACGAGGTCGAGAACCCGTTTCTCAAGCAGTTCGCCGGGCGGGCCGAGCGGCTCGGCGCGCTCGACATCGGCCGGGCCGAGGCCCGCCGCTCCGCCCTCTGGGAGCGGGTGCGCGCCTTCTTCGAGCCGTATCAACTGCTGATCCTGCCGGCCACCCAGACAGCCGCCTTCCCGAAGGAGATCGACCGGCTCACCAGCATCGACGGTCACCAGTTCGCCGATCCGCTCGAATCGTCGCTGACGACCTACGCGATCAGCATCACCGGGCTGCCGGCCCTGGTGCTGCCGTGCGGGTTCACCGACGCGGGGCTGCCGGTCGGGGTGCAGCTTGTCGGACGCTGGCGGCGCGAGGCCGACGTGCTCCGCGCAGCCGCCGCCTACGAGGACGCGCATCCGCACCATCAGAAACGCCCGCCACTGGTCCACGGCTGA
- a CDS encoding carbohydrate ABC transporter permease, protein MAADQTSATTLDAELPRDARAYDTPGKSVAAASALQTAALYAILVVVAILMFFPFIWMIATALRPQGYESDLSVIPRPYLAFENFYRAWTYPRTQFAQYTINSFVIATVSTLLAVVLNGLAGFAFAKYEFRGKTVLFYAVLATMMVPFQITMIPIYVTIAKLGLINSYWGVILPSTASAFGIFLIRQFMQSIPDELLDAARIDGASELGIFVRIVVPLSGPALAVLAIFTFMWRWNDYLLPLLVMNRQAMYTLPIGVTNFISEYRAEWSLVMAASLISIVPTVALFLFFQRYFVRGIAMTGMK, encoded by the coding sequence ATGGCTGCCGATCAGACCTCCGCCACGACGCTCGACGCCGAGCTGCCGCGTGACGCTCGCGCCTACGACACCCCTGGCAAGAGCGTGGCCGCCGCCAGTGCGCTCCAGACCGCCGCGCTGTACGCCATCCTGGTCGTCGTCGCGATCCTGATGTTCTTCCCGTTCATCTGGATGATCGCGACGGCGCTCCGGCCGCAGGGGTACGAGTCCGATCTCTCGGTCATCCCGCGTCCGTACCTGGCGTTCGAGAACTTTTACCGCGCCTGGACCTACCCTCGGACGCAGTTCGCGCAGTACACCATCAACAGCTTCGTCATCGCGACGGTCTCGACGCTCCTGGCCGTGGTGCTGAACGGGCTGGCCGGCTTCGCCTTTGCCAAGTACGAGTTCCGTGGCAAGACGGTGCTGTTCTACGCGGTGCTGGCGACCATGATGGTGCCGTTCCAGATCACGATGATCCCGATCTACGTGACCATCGCCAAGCTCGGGCTGATCAACAGCTACTGGGGGGTGATCCTGCCGAGCACGGCCAGCGCGTTCGGGATCTTCCTGATCCGCCAGTTCATGCAGAGCATCCCGGATGAGCTGCTGGATGCCGCGCGGATCGACGGCGCCTCCGAGCTGGGCATCTTCGTGCGGATCGTGGTGCCGCTCTCGGGGCCGGCGCTGGCGGTCCTGGCGATCTTCACGTTCATGTGGCGGTGGAACGACTACCTGCTGCCGCTGCTGGTGATGAACCGTCAGGCGATGTACACCCTCCCGATCGGCGTCACCAACTTCATCAGCGAGTACCGGGCCGAGTGGAGTCTGGTGATGGCGGCGTCGCTGATCTCGATTGTGCCGACGGTGGCGCTGTTCCTGTTCTTCCAGCGGTACTTCGTACGCGGCATTGCGATGACCGGCATGAAGTAG
- a CDS encoding IclR family transcriptional regulator: MTSSPRASAADLDEAPLRTFDKGLTVLEGLADIGRQGATTAELGRRLGLHRTTVHRFLQTLARRGYAEQIANSDRYRVGLKVLGLASSTMAGLSFRDVGMPVLETLSAETHETVHLVMLDQGEVVTVDRIEAEHPIALRTYIGARRPAYCSAAGKAMLAYLPLPEVDRILARGMPARTPKTITDPHRFKAQLWEVTQCGYALDDEENLEDVRCAAAPVFNLDGRLAGGVSLLAPAMRVNDIRLQELAEAVLAAARELSRRLGYQER, translated from the coding sequence ATGACCTCTTCGCCGCGCGCCTCCGCCGCCGATCTCGACGAAGCGCCGCTCCGCACCTTTGACAAGGGGCTGACTGTCCTCGAAGGGCTGGCCGACATCGGGCGGCAGGGCGCGACGACCGCCGAGCTTGGCCGCCGCCTGGGGCTGCATCGCACCACCGTCCACCGCTTTCTGCAGACGCTCGCCCGGCGCGGCTACGCCGAGCAGATCGCCAACAGCGACCGCTACCGGGTGGGCCTCAAGGTGCTCGGGCTGGCCTCCTCGACGATGGCCGGCCTCTCGTTTCGCGACGTCGGCATGCCGGTGCTGGAGACGCTCAGCGCGGAGACCCATGAGACCGTCCACCTGGTGATGCTCGACCAGGGGGAGGTCGTCACGGTGGACCGCATCGAGGCCGAGCACCCCATCGCCCTCCGCACCTACATCGGGGCGCGGCGGCCGGCCTACTGCTCGGCGGCCGGCAAGGCGATGCTCGCCTACTTGCCGCTGCCAGAGGTCGACCGGATCCTGGCGCGGGGCATGCCGGCCCGCACGCCGAAGACGATCACCGATCCGCACCGCTTCAAGGCGCAGTTGTGGGAAGTGACACAGTGCGGGTACGCCCTGGACGACGAGGAGAACCTGGAGGACGTGCGGTGCGCCGCCGCGCCCGTCTTCAATCTGGATGGGCGGCTGGCCGGGGGCGTCAGCCTGCTCGCGCCGGCCATGCGGGTGAATGACATCCGCCTCCAGGAGTTGGCCGAGGCAGTCCTGGCGGCGGCCCGCGAGCTGTCGCGCCGCCTTGGCTACCAGGAGCGGTAG
- a CDS encoding Gfo/Idh/MocA family oxidoreductase: MTERVKLALIGCGGMGRRHLRGITRLSKSSMANLELVAVCDLNDENAQYLADEAQELLGTRPRVFNDMETMVREIPDLGAASVTTDAQSHHKVATAALELGLNVQCEKPIAVTMRGANLIIDAARKAGRVLSVAENFRRDPINRLIKALLTDGAIGTPRLMIETSIGGRDNILITPWRHMKHTGSITLDVGVHNADILRYYMGEFKTVFGVSQQHEKTRRNTGSTGPGGFYGRWSANYPDTIEPTGQDAMYAYVGFESGASGQWIQDHAGHGLRNQARHVYGATGSLECPGDRNGRPVKLHLDDGTVIADEQILEYAPSYQLEPLAAELFGGERVWTYSFDFNDTDSRILALEYYELGTCSLTGAQPEVTGEEARADVALAYAPIESGRRGGPVSLDDLVSGRVCDYLNEVDALLGLVATPASA, translated from the coding sequence ATGACAGAACGCGTCAAGCTGGCCCTGATCGGGTGTGGCGGGATGGGCCGCCGGCACCTGCGCGGCATCACCCGGCTCTCGAAGTCGTCGATGGCGAACCTGGAGCTTGTCGCCGTCTGCGACCTGAACGACGAGAACGCCCAGTACCTGGCCGACGAGGCACAGGAGCTGCTGGGCACGCGCCCGCGCGTCTTCAACGATATGGAGACGATGGTCCGCGAGATCCCAGACCTCGGGGCCGCCAGCGTCACGACGGACGCGCAGTCCCATCATAAGGTGGCGACGGCCGCCCTGGAGCTGGGGCTGAACGTCCAGTGCGAGAAGCCCATCGCCGTGACGATGCGCGGCGCGAATCTGATCATCGACGCCGCCAGGAAGGCCGGCCGAGTGCTCTCGGTGGCCGAGAACTTCCGCCGCGATCCGATCAACCGGCTGATCAAGGCGCTGCTGACGGACGGGGCCATCGGCACGCCGCGCCTGATGATCGAGACCAGCATCGGCGGGCGCGACAACATCCTGATCACCCCGTGGCGGCACATGAAGCACACCGGGTCGATCACCCTGGACGTGGGCGTCCACAACGCCGACATCCTCCGCTACTACATGGGCGAGTTCAAGACCGTCTTCGGCGTCTCGCAGCAGCACGAGAAGACCCGCCGCAACACCGGCTCGACCGGCCCTGGCGGCTTCTACGGTCGCTGGTCCGCCAACTACCCGGACACCATCGAGCCGACCGGCCAGGACGCCATGTACGCCTACGTCGGCTTCGAGAGCGGCGCGTCCGGGCAGTGGATCCAGGATCACGCCGGCCACGGTCTCCGCAACCAGGCGCGGCACGTCTACGGTGCGACCGGTTCCCTGGAGTGCCCCGGCGACCGCAACGGCCGCCCGGTCAAGCTGCACCTGGACGATGGCACGGTCATCGCCGACGAGCAGATCCTGGAGTACGCGCCGAGCTACCAGCTGGAGCCGCTGGCGGCCGAGCTGTTCGGCGGCGAGCGGGTCTGGACCTACAGCTTCGACTTCAACGACACCGACAGCCGCATCCTGGCCCTGGAGTACTACGAGCTGGGCACGTGCTCGCTGACGGGCGCGCAGCCGGAGGTCACCGGCGAGGAGGCCCGCGCCGACGTGGCGCTGGCCTACGCCCCCATCGAGTCCGGGCGGCGCGGCGGCCCCGTCAGCCTGGACGACCTGGTCAGCGGGCGCGTCTGCGACTACCTGAACGAGGTCGACGCCCTGCTCGGGCTGGTGGCGACGCCGGCCTCGGCCTGA
- a CDS encoding inositol monophosphatase — protein MSDPSLSQIAEVAAEAARAGGQILRDSYGRVQSVRFKGATDLVTEVDVRAEHAIVALLQERFPTHQILAEEGSVGGDDPRHRWIVDPLDGTTNFAHGLRVFSVSVGYERDGTLAAGAVYDPSQDELFQATAGGGATVNGQPIRVSKTDTMLRALLGTGFPYDRALMPIALRQFSAVSMQVQAVRRVGSAALDCCWVAAGRFDGYWENVVNAWDVAAGALIAIEAGAAITDVKGNPFRVDSGSILVANPALHGQILATVTEASREA, from the coding sequence ATGTCTGATCCCTCCCTCTCGCAGATCGCCGAGGTGGCCGCCGAGGCCGCGCGCGCCGGCGGCCAGATCCTCCGCGACTCGTACGGGCGGGTCCAGTCCGTCCGCTTCAAGGGTGCGACCGACCTCGTGACCGAGGTCGACGTGCGGGCCGAGCACGCCATCGTCGCGCTGCTCCAGGAGCGCTTCCCGACCCACCAGATCCTGGCCGAGGAAGGCTCCGTGGGCGGCGACGACCCGCGCCACCGCTGGATCGTCGATCCGCTGGACGGCACCACCAACTTCGCCCACGGGCTGCGGGTCTTCTCGGTGTCGGTCGGGTACGAGCGCGACGGCACGCTGGCGGCCGGGGCCGTCTACGATCCGTCTCAGGACGAGCTGTTCCAGGCCACGGCCGGCGGCGGCGCGACGGTCAACGGCCAGCCGATCCGCGTCTCGAAGACCGACACGATGCTGCGGGCGCTGCTCGGGACCGGCTTCCCGTACGACCGCGCCCTGATGCCGATAGCGCTGCGCCAGTTCTCGGCCGTCAGCATGCAGGTGCAGGCCGTGCGGCGCGTCGGGTCGGCGGCGCTGGACTGCTGCTGGGTGGCGGCCGGCCGCTTCGACGGCTACTGGGAGAACGTCGTCAACGCCTGGGACGTCGCGGCCGGCGCGCTGATCGCCATCGAGGCCGGCGCCGCGATCACCGACGTCAAGGGCAACCCGTTCCGGGTGGACTCGGGCAGCATCCTGGTGGCGAACCCGGCCCTGCACGGGCAGATCCTTGCGACGGTCACGGAAGCCAGCCGCGAGGCATAG
- a CDS encoding extracellular solute-binding protein, giving the protein MMGQGMDQREQPRTWSRRTLLKLGAGGAGALVLAACGQSASAPASGPAPSKPAESKPAETKPAETKPAGAAPAAPAAAQAAKPAAGALTSDNITLTFMHHVAGDKEQAAYDQIYEAWNKKYANIKMESMVVADQDRLPKAQAMVAADQAPDMWRHGSNTIRLWAYQGHLLDLTDMLPADYGKNFLPALAAYCQFKGRFFGLPHTTDTSALFYRVDALDAIGVKPPTELKDSWTFQQFGEINEKLLAAKQQQYAFTHNQGYSGRWMPSFLYSTGGKLVNDDFTKIAINNPEGIAALKFLKDWTEKKWAPPAIWTTKVPNEECDQFIRGTASMAILGQWNINYLDSNIKDKFKWGVTFIPKDKTQTTSLGGTPIVAWKKTKYPKEAAAFFEFFTSVEMLKLFDETANFMPVRSDMMAGQQMKFQVRDDLMQTFHKQIQTMPPAYAGYVARSYSAGVTPIVLEETSKMMLENQSPEDTAKRLEERGNQYIQENPDVESR; this is encoded by the coding sequence GTGATGGGTCAAGGGATGGATCAGCGGGAACAGCCACGGACATGGTCGCGCCGGACACTCTTGAAGCTCGGGGCTGGCGGAGCCGGCGCGCTGGTGCTGGCCGCCTGTGGGCAGTCCGCCTCCGCGCCGGCCAGCGGCCCGGCGCCCAGCAAGCCGGCCGAGTCGAAGCCGGCCGAGACCAAGCCGGCCGAGACCAAGCCGGCCGGTGCGGCCCCCGCTGCGCCGGCCGCCGCCCAGGCTGCCAAGCCGGCCGCCGGGGCCTTGACCTCGGACAACATCACCCTGACGTTCATGCACCATGTCGCGGGGGACAAGGAGCAGGCCGCGTACGATCAGATCTACGAGGCCTGGAACAAGAAGTACGCCAACATCAAGATGGAGTCGATGGTCGTCGCGGACCAGGACCGGCTGCCGAAGGCCCAGGCGATGGTCGCGGCGGACCAGGCCCCGGACATGTGGCGGCACGGCAGCAACACGATCCGGCTCTGGGCCTATCAGGGGCATCTGCTGGACCTGACGGACATGCTGCCGGCCGACTACGGCAAGAACTTCCTGCCGGCCCTGGCGGCCTACTGCCAGTTCAAGGGGCGGTTCTTCGGCCTGCCGCACACCACCGACACCTCGGCCCTGTTCTACCGGGTGGACGCCCTCGACGCCATCGGCGTGAAGCCGCCCACCGAGCTGAAGGACTCCTGGACGTTCCAGCAGTTCGGGGAGATCAACGAGAAGCTGTTGGCCGCCAAGCAGCAGCAGTACGCCTTCACCCACAACCAGGGCTACAGCGGGCGCTGGATGCCGAGCTTCCTCTACAGCACGGGCGGCAAGCTGGTGAACGACGACTTCACCAAGATTGCGATCAACAACCCGGAGGGCATCGCCGCCCTCAAGTTCCTGAAGGACTGGACCGAGAAGAAGTGGGCGCCGCCGGCGATCTGGACCACCAAGGTGCCGAACGAGGAGTGCGACCAGTTCATCCGGGGCACCGCCTCGATGGCGATCCTCGGCCAGTGGAACATCAACTACCTGGACTCGAACATCAAGGACAAGTTCAAGTGGGGGGTGACGTTCATCCCCAAGGACAAGACCCAGACGACCTCGCTGGGCGGCACGCCGATTGTGGCCTGGAAGAAGACGAAGTATCCGAAAGAGGCGGCGGCGTTCTTCGAGTTCTTCACGTCGGTGGAGATGCTCAAGCTGTTTGACGAGACGGCGAACTTCATGCCGGTCCGCTCGGACATGATGGCCGGCCAGCAGATGAAGTTCCAGGTCCGTGACGACCTGATGCAGACGTTCCACAAGCAGATCCAGACGATGCCGCCGGCCTACGCCGGCTACGTGGCGCGGTCCTACTCGGCGGGCGTCACCCCGATCGTCCTCGAAGAGACCTCGAAGATGATGCTGGAGAACCAGTCGCCGGAGGACACGGCGAAGCGGCTGGAGGAGCGCGGCAACCAGTACATCCAGGAGAACCCGGACGTCGAGTCGAGGTAA
- a CDS encoding sugar ABC transporter permease, translating into MATQSMALPRARRRVRQRDIVPYLFILPNLLLFMVFVFGPMLFSFGMSFTRWDGLGTPEPNGVRNYLNLLRDDLFMTSVRNTVVYSLGTVLPLLAFSLGLALVLDSPLRGRTFFRAMIYLPVVISWVAGALVWRLMFIHPDGIINSFLTDFGLPAQLWTSDPVLALPAIVFMSLWKNLGFYTVIFLAGLQTIPITVYEAGKIDGANRWQLFWSITLPLLRPTTLFALVIGIIGSFEVFVPVYLMTNGGPGYSSMVMVMAIYRAAFQQYQMGYASAMAVILFLAIFAISWLQFKFFGREVEY; encoded by the coding sequence ATGGCGACCCAGAGCATGGCGCTGCCGCGCGCGCGACGTCGCGTGCGGCAGCGCGACATCGTGCCCTACCTGTTCATCCTCCCGAACCTGCTGCTGTTCATGGTGTTCGTCTTCGGCCCGATGCTCTTCTCCTTCGGGATGAGCTTCACGCGCTGGGACGGCCTGGGCACGCCCGAGCCCAACGGCGTCCGCAACTACCTGAACCTGCTGCGCGACGACCTGTTCATGACCTCGGTGCGGAACACGGTGGTCTACAGCCTGGGGACGGTGCTGCCGTTGCTGGCGTTTTCGCTTGGGCTGGCGCTGGTGCTGGACTCGCCGTTGCGGGGGCGCACGTTCTTCCGCGCGATGATCTACCTGCCGGTCGTGATCTCCTGGGTGGCCGGCGCGCTGGTCTGGCGGCTGATGTTCATCCACCCGGACGGGATCATCAACTCGTTCCTGACCGACTTCGGGCTGCCGGCTCAGCTCTGGACGAGCGATCCGGTCCTGGCGCTGCCGGCCATCGTCTTCATGTCGCTCTGGAAGAACCTCGGCTTCTACACCGTGATCTTCCTGGCCGGCCTCCAGACGATCCCGATCACGGTGTACGAGGCCGGCAAGATCGACGGCGCGAATCGCTGGCAGCTGTTCTGGTCGATCACGCTGCCGCTGCTGCGCCCGACGACCCTCTTCGCGCTGGTGATCGGCATCATCGGCTCGTTCGAGGTGTTCGTGCCGGTCTACCTGATGACGAACGGTGGCCCCGGCTACTCCTCGATGGTCATGGTGATGGCGATCTACCGCGCCGCGTTCCAGCAGTACCAGATGGGGTACGCCTCGGCGATGGCGGTGATCCTGTTCCTGGCGATCTTCGCGATCTCCTGGCTGCAGTTCAAGTTCTTCGGGCGTGAGGTGGAGTACTGA